A single region of the Sorghum bicolor cultivar BTx623 chromosome 7, Sorghum_bicolor_NCBIv3, whole genome shotgun sequence genome encodes:
- the LOC8074073 gene encoding uncharacterized protein LOC8074073: MPSGGRRLPPWTSPRSAGAGAARWSPAAGTPAAAGGQRSGSGYGTPPLSAGCFGTRVTPPTSGGARVTPPSTGGCSSRPPRPPPSLDSPYVRAKQAQIVEKDPNKAVPLFWAAINSGDRTESALKDMANVLKQANRAEEAIEAIRSFRDRCPYEAQESLDNILLDLYKKCGRTDEQIEMLTIKLRIVDEELASGRWKTKMSKSHGRVVYLSLRDEKARLLGNLAWAYMQSENYEGAEMLYRQALAIEADYNKECNLAICLMKTGKVAEAKYLIQAIPYNCDDESHVKSLSRATEMLRELELQSLPSPITQAKSKESQIFLADDVEMLVDLQPQTLSTPLSELKYKRPHISVSQNAEKHENCNSWLPSPITQLRREEPHIMVTAGAEKNESFAEFQDLSRLFNDAATPHSILEKLRKRLVKEAPKIGIHDDQIQTPIPTECLPNSERNLDASETPMQEGKLLTKGVKKTWADMVDEEEQQLGDDKPLADMVAKDEQQLGESKSTLGVGTTEQKESSKHASKLEYRTPLASQESRTHQRPFMGGQLQGSSAASWRQNDSKISMDKNVNRDLVRTAPTWSKHKAQDHNNRVWQRLDTVHPHERASDTNQVPRRSNTSQRALFPDWKSKGEGHGHGCVLFDDNERTQCSSHVEATHRWHNNEASTGSWRPQNRLRVFQEITNEINQNVV; this comes from the exons ATGCCGAGCGGCGGGAGGCGGCTGCCGCCGTGGACGTCGCCGAGGagcgcgggggcgggggcggcgaGGTGGAGCCCTGCTGCTGGTACGCCCGCGGCCGCGGGTGGACAGCGCTCGGGCTCGGGCTACGGGACGCCGCCTCTGAGCGCGGGTTGCTTCGGCACGCGCGTCACGCCGCCGACGAGTGGGGGCGCGCGCGTCACGCCGCCCTCGACCGGGGGATGCTCGTCGCGGCCGCCCAGGCCGCCGCCTTCCCTGGATTCGCCCTACGTGCGGGCCAAGCAGGCGCAG ATAGTTGAAAAGGACCCCAACAAGGCCGTTCCATTGTTTTGGGCAGCTATAAACAGTGGTGACCGGACTGAGAGCGCATTGAAGGATATGGCCAATGTACTGAAACAAGCAAATCGGGCTGAAGAAGCCATTGAGGCAATAAGATCCTTTCGTGATCGGTGTCCCTATGAAGCTCAGGAGTCCCTTGACAATATTCTTCTAGATCTATACAAG AAATGTGGTAGGACAGATGAGCAGATCGAAATGCTGACAATAAAGCTGCGAATTGTTGATGAGGAGCTAGCTTCTGGTCGGTGGAAAACAAAAATGTCTAAATCTCATGGAAGGGTAGTCTACCTGTCTCTCAGAGATGAAAAAGCAAG GCTATTGGGGAACCTTGCTTGGGCCTATATGCAGTCCGAAAATTATGAGGGAGCAGAGATGCTCTACAG GCAAGCTCTTGCTATAGAAGCTGACTACAACAAAGAGTGTAACTTGGCCATCTGTTTGATGAAGACTGGAAAGGTGGCTGAAGCTAAATACCTGATTCAAGCTATACCTTACAACTGTGATGATGAAAGTCATGTGAAGTCTCTTTCCCGGGCTACTGAAATGCTTAGGGAACTTGAAttgcaatcactcccctctcccATAACTCAGGCGAAGTCCAAAGAATCACAGATTTTTCTTGCTGATGATGTGGAGATGCTTGTAGATCTACAGCCACAAACACTATCAACTCCTTTGAGTGAACTGAAATATAAAAGAccacatatttcagtttcacaaAATGCAGAGAAGCATGAGAATTGCAATTCATGGCTTCCATCTCCCATAACTCAGTTGAGACGTGAAGAACCACACATTATGGTTACTGCTGGTGCAGAAAAGAATGAAAGCTTTGCAGAGTTCCAAGATCTTTCTCGACTGTTCAATGATGCTGCTACACCTCATTCAATACTTGAGAAACTACGAAAGAGGCTAGTTAAAGAGGCACCAAAAATCGGTATTCATGATGATCAGATTCAGACTCCTATTCCAACTGAATGCTTGCCAAACTCTGAAAGAAACCTAGATGCTAGTGAGACTCCCATGCAAGAAGGGAAGCTATTGACCAAAGGTGTTAAGAAAACATGGGCTGACATGGTGGatgaagaggaacaacaattggGTGATGATAAACCATTGGCTGACATGGTGGCGAAGGATGAACAGCAATTGGGTGAAAGCAAGTCAACACTTGGTGTGGGAACTACTGAACAAAAGGAGAGCAGTAAGCATGCAAGTAAGCTGGAATACAGAACACCATTGGCCTCTCAAGAAAGCAGGACCCATCAAAGACCATTCATGGGTGGTCAACTGCAAGGTTCTTCAGCAGCTTCATGGAGACAGAATGACTCCAAAATCTCCATGGATAAGAACGTGAACCGGGATCTTGTGAGGACTGCTCCGACATGGAGCAAGCATAAGGCACAAGACCACAACAATCGAGTTTGGCAAAGGCTTGACACAGTTCATCCCCATGAGAGAGCCTCAGACACGAACCAAGTACCACGGAGAAGCAACACATCTCAGCGCGCTCTTTTTCCTGACTGGAAATCAAAGGGTGAAGGACATGGCCATGGTTGTGTTCTGTTTGATGATAACGAACGCACTCAGTGTTCCAGTCACGTTGAGGCCACTCATCGCTGGCATAATAATGAGGCAAGTACAGGGTCATGGAGGCCACAGAACCGTCTGCGGGTCTTCCAGGAAATCACAAATGAGATCAACCAAAATGTTGTGTAA